A stretch of Gemmobacter fulvus DNA encodes these proteins:
- a CDS encoding bifunctional transcriptional activator/DNA repair enzyme AdaA has translation MLFTLPDPDSLYQALLARDPQYDGRAFVGVASTGIFCRLTCPARKPLRRNCSFFDSAAACLEAGFRPCKRCHPLGEIAPAHQALLAALEQDPARRWSEADLVALGHDPSTLRRAFRRQFGMTFLDLARQARLRHAARHLAQGGTVIEAQLEAGFDSASGFRAAFARLLGHAPARMAEAALLRADFIDTPLGGMVALVDDHALHLLEFTSRPALGAELRRLSALTKGRIGLGRSAITDQLEADLARYFAAESAQFTTPMVLYGTPFTRAVWQALQTIPPGETRSYSQIARQIGRPEAVRAVARANGANQLAVLIPCHRVIGADGSLTGYGGGLWRKERLIALEARLAAASRDQKLRESLDLACNWP, from the coding sequence ATGTTGTTCACACTCCCCGATCCCGACAGCCTGTATCAGGCCCTGCTGGCCCGTGACCCGCAATATGATGGCCGCGCCTTTGTGGGCGTGGCGTCGACCGGCATTTTCTGCCGGTTGACGTGCCCGGCGCGCAAACCCCTCCGGCGCAATTGCAGCTTTTTCGACAGTGCTGCGGCCTGTCTGGAGGCGGGGTTTCGGCCCTGCAAACGCTGCCACCCGCTGGGCGAGATTGCGCCCGCGCATCAGGCCTTGCTGGCCGCGCTTGAGCAGGATCCGGCGCGGCGCTGGTCGGAGGCGGATCTGGTGGCGCTGGGGCATGATCCTTCGACCCTGCGCCGGGCGTTCCGGCGGCAGTTCGGCATGACCTTTCTGGATCTGGCCCGGCAGGCGCGGCTGCGCCATGCCGCGCGGCATCTGGCGCAGGGCGGCACGGTGATCGAGGCGCAGCTGGAGGCGGGATTCGACAGCGCCTCGGGGTTTCGGGCCGCGTTTGCGCGGCTGCTGGGCCATGCGCCGGCGCGAATGGCCGAGGCTGCGCTGTTGCGGGCCGATTTCATCGACACGCCCCTGGGGGGCATGGTGGCGCTGGTCGATGACCATGCGTTGCATCTGCTGGAGTTTACCTCGCGCCCGGCCTTGGGGGCAGAGCTGCGCCGTCTGTCTGCCTTGACCAAGGGACGGATCGGTCTGGGGCGCAGTGCGATCACGGATCAGCTTGAGGCGGATCTGGCGCGGTATTTCGCGGCCGAGTCGGCGCAGTTCACCACACCGATGGTGCTGTATGGCACGCCGTTCACCCGCGCGGTCTGGCAGGCATTGCAGACCATTCCGCCGGGCGAGACCCGCAGCTACAGCCAGATTGCCCGCCAGATCGGTCGGCCCGAGGCGGTGCGGGCGGTTGCGCGCGCCAATGGGGCCAATCAGCTGGCGGTGCTGATTCCCTGCCACCGGGTGATCGGGGCGGATGGATCCCTGACCGGATATGGCGGCGGTCTGTGGCGCAAGGAGCGGTTGATTGCGCTGGAGGCCCGGCTTGCCGCCGCTTCGCGTGATCAGAAGCTGCGTGAATCGCTTGACCTTGCTTGCAATTGGCCATAA
- a CDS encoding response regulator — MRALVVEDDPRIAADLDRALTAAGFRVEMAADGEAAWFLGGTETYDLIVLDLGLPKLDGLAVLKRWRAEGVEVPVLVLTARGAWTERVEGIDAGADDYLPKPFRMEELLARARALVRRSVGRGGSVLVVGRLSLDMNRMTAAQAGVPVVLTPLEFRLLAYLALHRDRTVPPTELREHLYGDDDSREANAVEAVVTRLRRKLGAETILTRRGFGYHLDQTA, encoded by the coding sequence ATGCGGGCGCTTGTCGTCGAGGACGATCCACGCATCGCGGCGGATCTGGACCGGGCGCTGACCGCGGCCGGTTTCCGGGTGGAAATGGCCGCCGATGGCGAGGCCGCATGGTTTCTGGGCGGAACCGAAACCTATGATCTGATCGTGCTGGATCTGGGCCTGCCCAAGCTGGACGGGCTGGCCGTGCTGAAACGCTGGCGCGCCGAAGGGGTCGAGGTGCCGGTGCTGGTGCTGACCGCGCGTGGGGCCTGGACGGAACGGGTCGAAGGCATTGATGCCGGGGCCGACGACTATCTGCCCAAACCCTTCCGCATGGAGGAACTTCTGGCCCGCGCCCGCGCGCTGGTGCGCCGCTCGGTCGGGCGGGGCGGGTCGGTGCTGGTGGTCGGGCGGCTCAGCCTCGACATGAACCGGATGACCGCCGCACAGGCTGGGGTGCCGGTGGTGCTGACCCCGTTGGAATTCCGCCTGCTGGCCTATCTGGCGCTGCACCGTGACCGCACCGTGCCCCCGACCGAGCTGCGCGAACATCTCTATGGCGATGACGATTCGCGTGAGGCGAACGCGGTCGAGGCGGTGGTGACTCGGCTCAGGCGCAAGCTGGGCGCCGAGACCATCCTCACCCGACGCGGCTTCGGCTATCATCTGGATCAGACCGCGTGA
- a CDS encoding sensor histidine kinase, which translates to MTARSIRLRLLLAGAAAIGLALALAAGGLALLFDRHVERVAVADLDSRFLALAAAIEPDANGKPVLRSTPIDPLYMQPLSGHYWQIRLGDQVQRTRSLWDYTLPLPETPPAPGTATVLTLPGPRGEALLVLDRSLRFGTRPEAPLLRLTLATDRAELAAARQAFLAELLPYLALLGSALIAASAVQIGVGLRPLAATRARVADLAAGRRRRMGADLPEEVMPLAAEIDGLLEARAAELARARARAGDLAHGLKTPLQALEGDADRLRQRGEGEIATSIATIVTAMRRHVERELTRARLLTDPRHAETAVMPVLRKVVAVLQRTPQGEDTEWVLSGAEDLRARIDAADLTELLGALLENALRHATERVTVQASSGAEELCLSIRDDGPGAPPDLLHLLTQRGLRLDEAGHGIGLAIVADIAEAAGGRIELANADPGFEARVWLPLVA; encoded by the coding sequence GTGACGGCCCGCTCGATCCGGCTGCGGCTCTTACTGGCAGGGGCGGCGGCCATCGGGCTGGCACTGGCGCTCGCGGCGGGTGGTCTGGCCCTGCTGTTCGACCGCCATGTGGAGCGGGTGGCAGTCGCAGATCTCGACTCGCGCTTTCTGGCACTGGCCGCCGCGATCGAACCCGATGCCAATGGCAAGCCGGTGCTGCGCAGCACCCCGATTGATCCGCTGTATATGCAGCCCCTCTCGGGGCATTACTGGCAGATCCGGCTGGGCGATCAGGTGCAGCGCACCCGCTCGCTCTGGGATTACACCCTGCCCCTGCCCGAAACACCCCCCGCGCCCGGCACCGCCACGGTGCTGACGCTGCCCGGCCCACGGGGCGAGGCCCTGCTGGTGCTGGACCGCAGCCTGCGCTTCGGCACCCGCCCCGAAGCGCCGCTGCTGCGGCTGACCCTTGCCACCGACCGCGCCGAACTGGCAGCGGCGCGTCAGGCCTTTCTGGCAGAGTTGTTGCCTTATCTGGCGCTGCTGGGGTCCGCACTGATTGCCGCCTCGGCGGTGCAGATCGGTGTCGGGCTGCGCCCGTTGGCCGCCACACGGGCACGGGTGGCCGATCTCGCCGCAGGGCGGCGACGGCGCATGGGGGCCGATCTGCCCGAGGAGGTGATGCCACTGGCCGCCGAAATCGACGGCCTGCTGGAGGCGCGCGCCGCCGAGCTGGCCCGGGCGCGGGCACGGGCGGGCGATCTGGCGCATGGGCTGAAAACGCCGCTACAGGCGCTGGAGGGCGACGCCGACCGGCTGCGCCAGCGCGGCGAGGGCGAAATCGCCACCAGCATCGCCACCATCGTCACCGCCATGCGCCGTCACGTGGAACGCGAACTGACCCGGGCGCGGCTGCTGACGGACCCGCGCCATGCCGAAACCGCCGTGATGCCGGTGCTGCGCAAGGTGGTCGCCGTGCTGCAACGCACGCCGCAGGGCGAAGATACCGAATGGGTGCTGTCGGGCGCCGAGGATCTGCGCGCCCGCATCGACGCGGCAGACCTGACCGAACTGCTGGGCGCACTGCTGGAAAACGCGCTGCGCCACGCCACGGAACGCGTCACTGTGCAGGCGAGCAGCGGGGCGGAGGAGCTGTGCCTCTCCATCCGCGATGACGGGCCGGGCGCCCCGCCCGACCTGCTGCATCTGCTCACCCAGCGCGGCTTGCGGCTGGATGAGGCCGGGCATGGCATCGGCCTTGCCATCGTCGCCGACATTGCCGAAGCGGCAGGCGGGCGCATCGAACTGGCCAATGCCGATCCGGGATTTGAAGCACGGGTCTGGTTGCCACTGGTGGCCTGA
- the meaB gene encoding methylmalonyl Co-A mutase-associated GTPase MeaB encodes MDVTALAQSVTHGDRRALARAITLVESAREDHRTQARALVAEGAKAGRQALRIGLSGTPGVGKSTFIEAFGCLLTAQGLRVAVLAVDPSSARSGGSILGDKTRMERLSREPLAFIRPSPSQTHLGGVARRTREAVALCEAAGFDVVLIETVGVGQSETMVAEMCDLFLLLLAPAGGDELQGVKRGIMEMADLILVNKADGDLKPAALRTQADYAGALRLLRRRPQDPDGFPKALTVSALELQGLQAAWAEMQVLADWRRAQGHWASRRADQARHWFEEEVRHGLLASLNRDPVKGLMQRLGAEVGQGGRTPDDAAAELLTLLGR; translated from the coding sequence ATGGATGTTACAGCTCTTGCACAATCCGTGACACACGGCGACCGCCGTGCCTTGGCCCGTGCGATCACGCTGGTGGAAAGCGCCCGCGAGGATCACCGCACACAGGCGCGTGCGCTGGTGGCAGAGGGGGCCAAAGCCGGCCGTCAGGCGCTGCGCATCGGGCTTTCGGGCACGCCGGGCGTGGGCAAATCCACCTTCATCGAGGCGTTTGGCTGCCTGCTCACCGCGCAGGGGCTGCGGGTGGCGGTGCTGGCGGTGGATCCCAGCTCTGCCCGGTCAGGCGGTTCCATTCTGGGCGACAAGACGCGGATGGAACGGCTGTCGCGCGAGCCTCTGGCCTTCATCCGCCCCTCGCCCAGCCAGACCCACCTCGGCGGCGTGGCGCGGCGCACCCGCGAGGCAGTGGCCCTGTGCGAGGCGGCGGGATTCGACGTGGTGTTGATCGAGACGGTGGGGGTCGGGCAGTCGGAAACCATGGTCGCCGAAATGTGCGATCTGTTTCTGCTGCTGCTGGCCCCGGCCGGTGGGGATGAATTGCAAGGTGTCAAGCGCGGCATCATGGAAATGGCCGACCTAATCCTGGTGAACAAGGCGGATGGCGATCTGAAGCCCGCCGCGCTGCGCACTCAGGCCGATTACGCAGGCGCGCTGCGCCTGCTGCGCCGCCGACCGCAAGACCCCGACGGGTTCCCCAAGGCGCTGACCGTCTCCGCCCTGGAACTGCAAGGCTTGCAGGCCGCCTGGGCCGAGATGCAGGTGCTGGCCGACTGGCGCCGCGCGCAGGGCCATTGGGCCAGCCGCCGGGCCGATCAGGCGCGCCACTGGTTCGAAGAAGAGGTCCGCCATGGCCTGCTGGCCAGCCTCAACCGCGACCCGGTGAAAGGGTTGATGCAGCGTCTGGGTGCCGAAGTCGGGCAGGGGGGCCGCACCCCGGATGATGCGGCGGCAGAGCTTCTGACGCTGCTGGGCCGCTAG
- a CDS encoding calcium-binding protein: MVRKTGNDLANTLKGSTVNDWLSGQGGNDTLYGYAGNDDLYGGSGNDRLFGHLGRDDLEGGSGDDVLYGGADHDDLEGDAGNDRLFGGAGNDDLDGESGNDRLFGGSGRDELDGGSGKDRLSGGTGSDWLDGGSGNDVLTGGAGADVFEFDRRDGVDVITDFTNGQDRLEIDDLSRRQASDLIENARQVGDDLVLTLSADAQITLQDMQRADLGLSDFIFD, from the coding sequence ATGGTACGTAAAACCGGCAACGATCTTGCCAACACGCTTAAGGGCAGCACTGTGAATGACTGGCTGTCGGGGCAGGGTGGCAATGACACGCTGTACGGCTATGCCGGCAATGACGACCTCTATGGCGGCAGCGGCAATGACCGTCTGTTCGGTCACCTTGGCCGCGACGATCTGGAAGGTGGCTCGGGCGACGATGTGCTCTATGGCGGTGCCGACCATGATGATCTGGAAGGCGATGCAGGCAATGACCGTCTGTTCGGCGGGGCGGGCAATGACGACCTTGACGGCGAATCCGGCAATGACCGTCTGTTCGGCGGCTCTGGCCGCGACGAGCTGGACGGCGGTTCGGGCAAAGACCGTCTGTCCGGCGGCACCGGGTCTGACTGGCTGGATGGCGGTTCGGGCAATGACGTGCTGACCGGCGGTGCCGGGGCGGATGTGTTTGAATTCGACCGCCGCGATGGTGTGGACGTGATCACCGATTTCACCAATGGTCAGGACCGTCTGGAAATTGACGATCTGAGCCGCAGACAGGCGTCGGATCTGATCGAAAATGCCCGTCAGGTGGGCGATGATCTGGTGCTGACGCTGTCGGCCGATGCGCAGATCACCCTGCAAGACATGCAGCGTGCCGATCTGGGCCTGTCGGATTTCATCTTCGACTGA
- a CDS encoding copper chaperone PCu(A)C, with protein MRLLSSLVAATLLVACPVFADGIQIKDAYARSSGHMAKSGAAFMVIENQGSTDDRLIAASAEFAKKVELHTHRESTDGVMQMVEVPEGFAVAAGQSHALARGGDHVMFMGLTRSLNQGDVLTVTLTFEKAGEMAIEVPVDLNR; from the coding sequence ATGCGCCTTCTTTCCAGCCTTGTTGCCGCAACCCTTCTTGTGGCCTGCCCTGTCTTTGCCGATGGCATTCAGATCAAGGATGCCTATGCGCGCAGCTCAGGCCATATGGCGAAAAGCGGCGCTGCCTTCATGGTGATCGAGAATCAGGGCAGCACCGATGATCGCCTGATTGCGGCCAGCGCCGAGTTTGCCAAGAAAGTTGAACTGCATACCCACCGCGAAAGCACGGATGGCGTGATGCAGATGGTCGAGGTTCCGGAAGGCTTTGCGGTGGCGGCGGGTCAAAGCCATGCGCTGGCGCGGGGTGGCGATCATGTGATGTTCATGGGCCTGACCCGCAGTCTGAACCAGGGCGATGTTCTGACTGTCACCCTGACCTTCGAGAAGGCGGGCGAGATGGCCATCGAGGTTCCGGTTGATCTGAACCGCTGA
- the rpmB gene encoding 50S ribosomal protein L28, whose translation MSRVCELSGKGPMVGNNVSHANNKSKRRFLPNLNDVTLISDVLGQSFKLRISAAALRTVDHRGGLDAFLAKAKDDELSDKALKIKKDITKAQAAA comes from the coding sequence ATGTCGCGCGTCTGCGAACTGAGCGGAAAAGGCCCGATGGTTGGCAACAATGTCAGCCACGCCAACAACAAGAGCAAGCGGCGCTTCCTGCCGAACCTGAACGATGTCACGCTCATCTCTGATGTGCTGGGCCAATCGTTCAAACTGCGGATTTCGGCGGCTGCCCTGCGCACCGTGGATCACCGCGGCGGTCTGGATGCGTTTCTGGCAAAAGCCAAGGACGACGAACTGTCGGACAAAGCGCTGAAGATCAAGAAAGACATCACGAAAGCCCAGGCTGCGGCCTGA
- the lepA gene encoding translation elongation factor 4, translating to MTQLDLIRNFSIVAHIDHGKSTLADRLIQMTGTVADRDMKAQMLDSMDIERERGITIKANTVRIEYPAKDGKTYILNLIDTPGHVDFAYEVSRSMRAVEGSLLVVDASQGVEAQTLANVYQAIDAGHDIVPVLNKIDLPAAEPERVKAQIEDVIGIDASDAIPISAKSGLGIADVLEAIVTRLPAPKGDRDAPLKAMLVDSWYDAYLGVVVMIRVMDGVIKKGDRVKMMQTGAIYGIDKLAVLKPQMVDIAELGPGEIGVLTASIKQVRDTRVGDTITHERKGTDTPLPGFKPAQPVVFCGLFPVDANDFEALRDAIEKLALNDASFSYEMETSAALGFGFRCGFLGLLHLEVIRDRLEREYDLDLITTAPSVVFKLHMKSGEVIDLHNPADMPDLTYVDHIEEPRIKATIMVPDDYLGDILKLCQDRRGIQLDLSYAGSRAMVVYDLPLAEVVFDFYDRLKSVTKGYASFDYQISEYREDVLVKMSILVNDEPVDALSIMVHRDRAEARGRAMVEKLKELIPRHMFKIPVQAAIGGRVIARETIAAMRKDVTAKCYGGDATRKKKLLEKQKAGKKKMRQFGKVEIPQTAFISALKMDN from the coding sequence ATGACCCAGCTTGACCTCATCCGAAATTTCTCCATCGTGGCCCATATCGACCACGGCAAATCCACCCTTGCGGACCGGCTCATCCAGATGACCGGCACGGTGGCCGACCGCGATATGAAGGCACAGATGCTTGACTCGATGGATATCGAGCGCGAGCGGGGCATCACCATCAAGGCCAACACGGTGCGGATCGAATATCCGGCCAAGGATGGCAAGACCTATATCCTGAACCTGATCGACACGCCCGGCCACGTCGACTTCGCTTACGAAGTGTCACGGTCGATGCGCGCAGTCGAAGGTTCGCTGCTGGTGGTCGATGCGTCGCAAGGGGTCGAGGCGCAGACGCTGGCCAATGTGTATCAGGCGATTGATGCCGGGCACGACATCGTGCCGGTGCTGAACAAGATCGACCTGCCTGCCGCTGAACCCGAACGGGTGAAGGCGCAGATCGAGGATGTGATCGGCATTGACGCATCGGATGCCATTCCGATTTCGGCCAAATCCGGCCTCGGCATTGCCGATGTGCTGGAGGCCATCGTGACGCGGCTGCCGGCCCCCAAGGGCGACCGCGATGCCCCGCTGAAGGCGATGCTGGTCGACAGCTGGTATGATGCCTATCTGGGCGTTGTCGTGATGATCCGCGTCATGGATGGCGTGATCAAGAAGGGCGACCGCGTCAAGATGATGCAGACCGGCGCGATCTATGGCATCGACAAGCTGGCCGTGCTGAAGCCGCAGATGGTGGATATTGCCGAACTGGGGCCGGGCGAGATCGGCGTGCTGACCGCCTCGATCAAGCAGGTGCGCGATACCCGCGTGGGCGACACCATCACCCATGAACGCAAGGGCACCGACACGCCGCTGCCGGGCTTCAAACCTGCGCAGCCAGTGGTGTTCTGTGGCCTGTTCCCGGTGGACGCCAATGACTTCGAGGCGCTGCGCGATGCGATCGAGAAGCTGGCGCTGAACGACGCCTCGTTCAGCTACGAGATGGAAACCAGCGCCGCCCTTGGCTTTGGCTTCCGCTGCGGCTTTTTGGGCCTGCTGCACCTTGAGGTGATCCGCGACCGTCTGGAACGCGAATATGACCTTGATCTGATCACCACGGCACCGTCGGTGGTGTTCAAGCTGCACATGAAAAGCGGCGAGGTGATCGACCTGCACAACCCCGCCGACATGCCGGATCTGACCTATGTGGATCATATCGAAGAGCCGCGCATCAAGGCCACCATCATGGTGCCGGATGACTATCTCGGCGATATTCTGAAGCTGTGTCAGGACCGGCGCGGGATCCAGCTGGATCTGTCTTATGCCGGGTCGCGGGCAATGGTGGTCTATGACCTGCCGCTGGCCGAAGTGGTGTTCGATTTCTATGACCGGCTCAAATCGGTCACCAAGGGCTATGCCAGCTTTGACTATCAGATCTCGGAATACCGCGAGGATGTTCTGGTGAAGATGTCGATTCTGGTGAATGACGAACCTGTGGATGCGCTGTCGATCATGGTCCACCGGGACCGGGCCGAAGCGCGGGGCCGCGCCATGGTGGAAAAGCTGAAAGAGCTGATCCCCCGCCACATGTTCAAGATCCCGGTGCAGGCCGCCATCGGCGGGCGGGTGATCGCGCGCGAAACCATCGCGGCGATGCGCAAGGACGTGACGGCGAAATGCTATGGCGGCGACGCCACCCGGAAGAAGAAGCTGCTGGAAAAGCAGAAAGCCGGTAAAAAGAAGATGCGCCAGTTCGGCAAGGTCGAGATTCCGCAGACGGCATTCATCTCTGCGCTCAAGATGGACAACTGA
- a CDS encoding PepSY domain-containing protein: protein MDDAELARDAVARGEILPLASILPGVEAAHPGRIIEIELEYERNARIYELEILTPDGRLIEVDVDAVTGIILDVDEEED, encoded by the coding sequence ATGGATGATGCTGAACTGGCCCGCGACGCCGTGGCACGTGGCGAAATTCTGCCGCTCGCCAGCATCCTGCCCGGTGTCGAGGCCGCGCATCCGGGCCGCATCATCGAGATCGAGCTGGAATATGAGCGGAACGCCCGTATTTACGAACTGGAAATCTTGACGCCGGATGGCCGTCTGATCGAAGTGGACGTGGATGCCGTGACCGGCATCATTCTGGATGTCGATGAAGAGGAAGATTGA
- a CDS encoding succinate dehydrogenase iron-sulfur subunit — translation MVQFTLPKNSKVRTGKTWPKPEGKNVRKFQIYRWNPDDGENPRVDTYFLDMDSCGPMILDALIKIKNEVDPTLTFRRSCREGICGSCAMNIDGINTLACIYGLDEVKGDVKIYPLPHMPVIKDLIPDLTHFYAQHASIMPWLETKTNRPAKEWRQSIEDREKLDGLYECVMCASCSASCPSYWWNGDKYLGPAALLHAYRWIIDSRDEATGARLDDLEDPFKLYRCHTIMNCAKTCPKGLNPAKAIAEIKKMMVERAV, via the coding sequence ATGGTCCAGTTCACCCTGCCAAAGAACTCCAAGGTGCGCACCGGCAAGACCTGGCCGAAGCCCGAGGGCAAGAATGTCCGCAAGTTCCAGATTTACCGCTGGAATCCCGATGATGGGGAAAACCCGCGGGTCGATACCTATTTTCTGGATATGGACAGCTGCGGCCCGATGATTCTGGACGCGCTGATCAAGATCAAGAACGAGGTCGACCCGACGCTGACCTTCCGCCGCTCGTGTCGCGAAGGCATCTGTGGCTCTTGCGCGATGAACATCGACGGCATCAACACTCTGGCCTGTATCTATGGTCTGGACGAGGTGAAGGGCGATGTGAAGATCTATCCGCTGCCGCATATGCCGGTCATCAAGGATCTGATCCCCGACCTGACCCATTTCTACGCCCAGCACGCCAGCATCATGCCCTGGCTGGAAACCAAGACCAACCGCCCGGCAAAAGAATGGCGGCAGTCGATTGAAGACCGCGAAAAGCTGGATGGTCTGTATGAATGCGTGATGTGCGCCTCGTGCAGCGCCTCTTGCCCGTCCTACTGGTGGAACGGCGACAAATACCTTGGCCCGGCCGCGCTTCTGCACGCCTATCGCTGGATCATCGACAGCCGTGACGAGGCGACCGGCGCGCGTCTGGACGATCTGGAAGACCCGTTCAAGCTCTACCGCTGCCACACCATCATGAACTGCGCCAAGACCTGCCCCAAGGGGCTGAATCCGGCCAAGGCTATTGCCGAGATCAAGAAGATGATGGTCGAACGGGCCGTCTGA
- a CDS encoding DUF3108 domain-containing protein: protein MQVSKGLTGVIFAAALLSATTGARAEQAEFDFVLRGISAGALTWSGDGAPGAAYSVKGRLKTAGLAALLKKVRYDATASGTITAKGTYLPRAYSEDADTGKRKSQSTLRYSKGVPALTSTNTNRKPRAYDVDPATQGGTVDPLTAMFATLREVAAGQECRVDLKMFDGHRASRLVTSAAKATGDKVVCSGEYRRVAGFSPEDMAEKTRFPFTLTYAPAGEGRMRVVEVAMDTLYGKARLVRR, encoded by the coding sequence ATGCAGGTGAGCAAAGGTTTGACGGGCGTGATCTTCGCGGCGGCGCTGCTGTCTGCGACCACGGGGGCGCGGGCCGAACAGGCAGAGTTCGATTTCGTGCTGCGGGGAATCAGCGCCGGTGCCTTGACCTGGAGCGGGGATGGTGCGCCGGGCGCTGCCTATTCCGTCAAGGGGCGGCTGAAAACGGCGGGGCTTGCCGCACTGCTCAAGAAGGTGCGCTATGATGCCACCGCCTCGGGCACGATCACGGCCAAGGGCACCTATCTGCCCAGAGCCTATTCCGAGGATGCCGATACCGGCAAACGCAAATCGCAATCCACCCTGCGCTACAGCAAGGGCGTGCCCGCACTGACCAGCACGAATACCAACCGCAAACCCCGCGCCTATGATGTCGATCCGGCGACGCAGGGCGGCACGGTCGATCCGCTGACCGCGATGTTTGCCACGCTGCGCGAAGTGGCCGCGGGGCAGGAATGCCGGGTCGATCTGAAGATGTTTGATGGCCACCGCGCCAGCCGCCTTGTGACCTCTGCCGCCAAGGCCACGGGCGATAAGGTGGTCTGTTCGGGCGAATACCGGCGGGTTGCGGGGTTCTCGCCCGAAGACATGGCCGAGAAGACGCGCTTTCCCTTTACCCTGACCTATGCCCCGGCGGGCGAAGGCCGGATGCGCGTGGTCGAGGTGGCGATGGACACGCTTTACGGCAAGGCGCGGCTTGTGCGGCGCTGA